The sequence TCTCGtatgtttgtaataattaaaattaagattccTTTTACGTGTAACGAGAACAAAGAAcggaaaacgaagaaagaagaagaagaaactttTCTACCGTTGCACGCGGACGAAATACAATTGTACGGAAAAAGGAAGGCGTTTACTCCGAATGGAAGATACATGCGAGGGGAAATGTTCCTTAGAGCCAAACACATTCAACAATCTTTGATACGTAGTTGTGTAACTATTGCACGCGCACACTCGAGCCATGTTGTTACTGCTCAGAATTTACAATCACACATTTAGACAGCGATgttcatacatatatatttttgatatattgagaatttataatatagtattaaagATCCTtcgaatgataaaaatattgcaaaGATATGCATATCcttgtatttattaaactttcGTAGCGAGTAGTAAAATATCTCCTACATGaaaatctatttttttttctgtgTTGAAATTTGTTATGGACTAAGATATTATCTCAAGTACAACGTGATCGTTCTCCTTAAACGcggttactttttattttaatgaatttccaCATTTAGGATAATATTGGTCTGTTGCGAAACAGCCCAGAGATATGGTGTAATTTGATCACGATTTCCGTTACCCCCCCaagtgtttaaaaaatttctaaagtACACTCGGAGTCGTCTTATCGTTAGTTACTTGATAAATATAGATCTCGTTTTATTCTGATTTCACAATTCtcgataaaacaaatatttatattactctaTGAAGTATAGCATTTACACGGAAAAACTCAACAagttacaatttcaaaattaacgtCACATATGAAAGTCGCGTCTATATTACATAATTCCCGTAACAATATTCAcagacattttttttctttttcatacatattacatgtatatttatatacctatataaatgTACTGTTCTGTGacatatatataagaaataggTTACAGTTGTTCGTTACCATTAATATACCTATTTACCGACTGAAAAATCGCATATATACTCCTCTTGGCACATTTTCTCGTCGCCGTAGAAACGGACGGCTCCGATTTCTACGGCTCGACACAATGAAAGCAACATACAGTATATCCGTTCACGGGGGGCGAACGAGATTCACAGAAAATGTCGATCGGGCTGTACATTTAATACGTTACACATAAACTTTGAATAGACGAAACGGTACAATACATTCAACGAGAGGAAATTTACGCGACAGGAATGAACGTCGTCGGTTTGGTCATACACGAATTATCGTTCTCGATTTCTTTCTCTTaacgttttgttttttttttttatttaagattCACAACAGAATGATAAAACGAAACCATTGGAAATAATGATCGCGAGACTTGGAGCAAGTAATTCTTATAGTTAATAGATCACCCATTTGTAATCATGGAAGCGACATCGTTACACGAATAAAATCCATTACTCTTAATTCTAACGGaatcaagagaaaaattcttttttaaataccaTGATTATTTGACTACCGTGTCCAGTTACACATATACAGTTACAATATACAAAAGATCGTCTTTTTAAAATCTTTTCGTACATTAATTCGTCTACAATCACAATCCGAATCTGGACGGTACTGAAAGAATAAAAATCAGCAGCTAAATATGTGACAAATATTAACTGTTTCTAGCAAATTTTTCATGTGGTTATACATGGTGAGACAGTAATTAATCTTTTCAATACtaagaagaaataattaactgattcaaaaatattcaattggtAATTGTTCTTCATCAcaccatgtatatataaatatattaattctttcaacgtcACTAATGATCGTTTTCCTATGGAGTGTACATCTTTAAAACTCtttcaaaaagaataaaatcttCTGACTCTTACAAGTACCGCgaccaaaataaaatttatagacaCCGTTGCATCTGTTCGACGAAGAAAAATAGCATTATTGTAACATAGATCAcgtttttcattataataaaattgttcatcgGTTTTCCATCTATTCCCTAATGTACCGCCTCAACGAGGCCCATTAGCAACTTTGCGAAGACTAGTTTTATTGAAGTTACAAATACTTCCGAGCAAAGCGGCTCGCTCATTGGTCATCTGCTGGACGTTGTCGTCTACGTCATTAGATGGTAGTATAGGAGGTGGAGGGACAGCACCTTTACCAGTGGCTGTATCACCTTACGACACAACAACAAAATCATTAGTTAAATAGAGTGTAATGCTTCACGATACCGTACGACATCGCTTGGACACGtactatatattaattaacgtttatattttgttaaataacatatttatatatactgcTAATGTCTACAGGTGGTGGGAGCATACGTACTCGGAAGGATgacaaagaaaatctacagaaCCATACAGAACAGACAACCTCTGTATAACAATAAAGAACATGGTAATGTTTAATGATGCTTGGCAACGATGTGAAAGGCAAAagaattttcttagttttgtacgATACGAATTCGTATAATATGgtcatttttaataacataatttattttgtgttaCGCAGAGATCACCTGTGGTATAGTTTTTGAATGTGTATCCAAGCAATGGTTAAATGAGAAGATGTATGAATGCATATTAATGGATGATTAATGAATGATCATATGACCTACGTGAGAGAAATAAGCGTAGTATGCGCCATCAACTTTTGTGTCCagctaatataaaaatttgaccAGATTAATGTTAGTTATTAACGAAGTCAGTTTGTTAAACAATCTGATACTCACGCAAAGAAGGTGGAGTCAACGTTCCGACGCTGGTGGCTGTGGAAGTACTTGTAGGACTATCCGAGCGTTCCGGACTTTTACCGTTCACTTGTTTTAATCCGTTCGTACTCAACTGATTCACAGAACGTTGCTCCTGTGCCAGTTTTTGTTCCTTCTTCTATAAAAATAGCaggattcattttattttcaatcgtaGGTCACCTAATTGTATTACTTATAAGATACTTACCAGTTTTTGTTTccgttttttcatttcttcttctgAGCTCATCATCTCTTGGACTTTGGCGAGCCTTTTCTGATGCCTAGCCACTTTCTGCTCATCTTTCAGTCTTTGCTCTGCTTTGTTCACTGCTTCGTGTAGAGCTTCCTTTAAATGACTACTTAACTTAAAGTGTGGCCTCTCAACGGATCCAACACCTAGCGCAGTACGTTTGGCTGATTCGAAAAACGGATGGTCCAATAGGCGTGGTATCGTTGGCAAATCTTGCTTCAAATCTTCTGGCGACAAGATCACCTCGAGCAGATTTTTTAAAGTCGCTTCACAATATGGTAATTCGGAGCAGGTTGCTTCTAAAAGAGGTCTTCCAAACGTCATTTCATACAATACATGTCCGAACGAGTAAACGTCCACCTGGGTCTGTGGAAACGGTTACTTTGTTTATTCACCAAATTTTATTGGCCGCAACATATACGAATTATGATTATTACTATACCGTTGCGTAAAGTTTACGCCTTTGTACAACGTAAGGCCGATAAAATGCAGGCAAACCTAACAGaccattttcaatatctaataattttgCACCCCTTTGAGTTAGAAGAATATTGCCCGTATGTAGGTGCCCGTAAGGTAAGCCTTTCTCATGAAGAAATCCTAGAGCTTCCAAAATCTGAAATATTGAGAGAATCGGTTAATCCTAAATCCTATTAATTAACTGCCTTAATCAATGCAAAAATTGTCGGTGTAAAATTACTGTGACCAACCTGGTAACCATACATTGCAATTTCAGGCACTGTTAAAGATTTGGTTTTATTTGGatttccatatttttttataaacggTTGTTTTGGTTTAGTTACACATAAAGTGTCGCGCAATGTACCCGTCGGGTAAAAGTTTCTTATCATTAAAGCTCCATTTTCTGTCACATGTTGGTAAACAATTGGTTCTATATAGCTGTGTTTTAAAGTGCCTAAGCTTTTAAAAACACCTTGCATATCTTTATCTGGTAGATGTTTATCCGGACCAAATTCTACCCATGCAAGTAATAATTCTTGTTTGGGATTCTGACGATGTTTAACTGTATAATAATGCTTCCTTAACCGCCATCCCATGTCAGGAATGGCTTTACAAACTTCATAATTTGCATCACT comes from Nomia melanderi isolate GNS246 chromosome 7, iyNomMela1, whole genome shotgun sequence and encodes:
- the LOC116425145 gene encoding PX domain-containing protein kinase-like protein isoform X1, coding for MALFEKRYTNKVLLDDTEKLTSVIENARTIDGHTEYVIRTQRGPLPEKSWRVSRRYNDFVQLNATLSVSGIDLSLPRKKIIGNMEPDFIAQRQVALQNFLNTILMNPILASSLPMRKFLDPDNYTAPLHEIALQQVSLALRSDANYEVCKAIPDMGWRLRKHYYTVKHRQNPKQELLLAWVEFGPDKHLPDKDMQGVFKSLGTLKHSYIEPIVYQHVTENGALMIRNFYPTGTLRDTLCVTKPKQPFIKKYGNPNKTKSLTVPEIAMYGYQILEALGFLHEKGLPYGHLHTGNILLTQRGAKLLDIENGLLGLPAFYRPYVVQRRKLYATTQVDVYSFGHVLYEMTFGRPLLEATCSELPYCEATLKNLLEVILSPEDLKQDLPTIPRLLDHPFFESAKRTALGVGSVERPHFKLSSHLKEALHEAVNKAEQRLKDEQKVARHQKRLAKVQEMMSSEEEMKKRKQKLKKEQKLAQEQRSVNQLSTNGLKQVNGKSPERSDSPTSTSTATSVGTLTPPSLRDTATGKGAVPPPPILPSNDVDDNVQQMTNERAALLGSICNFNKTSLRKVANGPR
- the LOC116425145 gene encoding PX domain-containing protein kinase-like protein isoform X2; its protein translation is MALFEKRYTNKVLLDDTEKLTSVIENARTIDGHTEYVIRTQRGPLPEKSWRVSRRYNDFVQLNATLSVSGIDLSLPRKKIIGNMEPDFIAQRQVALQNFLNTILMNPILASSLPMRKFLDPDNYTAPLHEIALQQVSLALRSDANYEVCKAIPDMGWRLRKHYYTVKHRQNPKQELLLAWVEFGPDKHLPDKDMQGVFKSLGTLKHSYIEPIVYQHVTENGALMIRNFYPTGTLRDTLCVTKPKQPFIKKYGNPNKTKSLTVPEIAMYGYQILEALGFLHEKGLPYGHLHTGNILLTQRGAKLLDIENGLLGLPAFYRPYVVQRRKLYATTQVDVYSFGHVLYEMTFGRPLLEATCSELPYCEATLKNLLEVILSPEDLKQDLPTIPRLLDHPFFESAKRTALGVGSVERPHFKLSSHLKEALHEAVNKAEQRLKDEQKVARHQKRLAKVQEMMSSEEEMKKRKQKLKKEQKLAQEQRSVNQLSTNGLKQVNGKSPERSDSPTSTSTATSVGTLTPPSLPGHKS